The Saprospiraceae bacterium genome contains the following window.
ATGAAGCTCGAAGTAATTATCCATTTGGAGAAATTAGTGATCAGAAAACAGACAATTGGTTTTATAAATCGTTTGTTCAATCGACCATTCCAACACAACTAATTGATGAATTCAGTGAATCCATTAACGGACTTTTTGAACCTCGGGAAGATCACAAGGGCAATGTAGCAAGGGCTATTTTTTATTTTTTTACCATGTATGAATTGCAAGCAGATCGAAGTTTCTTTGAAAGTATGCGCACCACATTGTGTGATTGGAATTTAAAAGACCCTACGGATTCGTTGGAATGGACCCGAACCTACCTCATTGCAAAATACCAAGATCAAAAACCAAATCCATTTGTACTGGATTGCAGTTTGGCTAAAAGATCGTATTGCAGTCAATCTCCTAATTGCAGCCAGATTAGTGCAACAGATGCGTTTGATCACAATGAAATTTCAATTTCACCAAATCCATTCAATGCGTTTATTGAAATTCATACTGACACAAGACTGGATGCAATAGATTGCACGCTGTATAACAGTATGGGCCACCAGGTTAATCATACGATATTGAATTTAAAAACTAGCGGTACAAGATGGAATCTTGAGGACTTAGCCCCCGGATATTATTTTGCTGTCTTTTCAAATTCTCAAAAGAAGTCCATTAAACGCGTCTCGATCATCAAAAACTAAGCCTTTTATCAATAAATTAAGGTCAAGCTTAAAAAACATATTATTTAATATTATTATTTATATATTACTGTATATCAATACAATATAGTTAATTAAAGATACTCATACCCAAGCGTGTTTGTAAAAATGGCATAATTTATGTGCCATTGGGTTTATGGCTATCAATATCAAAGAAATAAACCGCAAACATCTCTTAAAATCTGATGTCGTATATAGAATTAATTATGGTTTGTCCAGTCGCCTGGTTAATTTCAGAAATGGAATTATGTATTTGGAGGTGATGTTTACACGAAAGTGGAAAAAAAATTATGACGAAACTACAGAAGAACTGGCGATGTGCTGGAGAGAATCCAATGATGAGTTGCGAAAAGCGATAGGTTGCAAGGTCTATATCATTGATGCACGTCAATATCCTTATAAAAAAGAATTGTATTTACAATCTGGTGTGGCCAGTTACGATGCTAAAAAAGGTATTTTATTTAATCAAGAACAACTCAATTAATCTACCCATTCCGCCAAAAATAAATTTGTATCATGGGTACCTCCATTATTTCGATTAGATGACCAAACAAGGTATTTCCCATTAGGAGAAAACATCGGAAAGGAATCAAATATCGGATCAAAGCTGATTTGTTCCAGTCCAGTTCCATCTAAATTAATCATATATAAATTAAACTGATATCCTTTTGAACCTGCGTGGTTTGATGAGAAAATGATTTTTTTGCCGGAAGGATGAAAAAACGGAGCCCAATTTGCTTTTCCTAATTTGGTTACTTGTTGGTAATGTCCACCTTCTAAATCACAGACAAATAGTTCCATTTCCGTAGGTTGTACCAAGCCTTGTCTTAAAAGATCGTAATATTCAGCTCTTAATTCTGAAGTTGGTGGTCTCGAAGCTCTGAAAACAATTTTATTACCATCTGGAGAGAAAAATGCACCTCCATCATAGCCAGGCAAAAAGGTAATTTGCTTTTTATTTTGGCCATTTATGTCCATGGTCCATAAATTTAAATCTCCTTGTCTCAAAGCAGTATACACTATTTTAGTTCCATTGGGAGATACCGTTGGCTCAGCATCATAGCCTTCGATATTGGTAAGTTGCATTTTTGTATTTCCGCGTAAATCTGAAACGTAGATATCATAAGATGCATAGATTGGCCAAACGTATTTCCCGCCAACTTTTCGTTCCGGAGCTGGAGGACACGCTGCACTATCTCTATGAGTTGAAGCATAAATTATCATAGAATCTCCCGGCATGAAATAAGCACAGGTGTTTCTACCCCCTCTTCGTGAAATTAAATGAGGTTTTTCTTTTGCCAAATCGTCTTTAAATGGATTGAAATAGAAAATTTGATCGCAAGATGCTCCCCAGGCTGCATAATCGGATTGAAATGTCAGCATGGTTCCATCAAAACTCCAGTAAGCTTCTGCATTATTTCCTCCAAAGGTGAGTTGTCTGATATTTTTTAAATGCTTTTCCTGAGGATAATGAACCTTTTCTTGTGGAATGGTATCATAGGTCATCAGTTTGGGTATGGATGTTTTCATCTCTTTGTTTTTACATGAAAACATAAAAAACAAGCAGAGAACTACAATTGGTGTCATTTTTGATGTACAAAGACCGTCTAAATAATGCATATCTAATGGGTTCAGAAAAACTAAAGTCCGATATTGAAATAGCGCAATCAATTACGCTTAAACCAATCACAAAAATAGCTGAAAAATTAAACCTTCACGCAGATCTTCTCCAACAATATGGCTCCTATAAAGCTAAACTACCGTTGGAACTGATCGATGAAGAAAAAGTAAAGCTATGCAAATTGATTTTGGTATCTGCTATATCTCCTACTCCAGCTGGTGAAGGAAAGACCACAACTTCTATAGGACTGGCTGAGGGACTCAACCGAATCGGTAAAAAAACAACGGTTGTACTCCGGGAACCCTCCTTAGGACCTGTATTTGGAATCAAGGGCGGTGCTACAGGCGGAGGCTGGTCACAGGTGCTTCCGATGGAAGATATTAATCTCCATTTTACAGGAGATTTTTCAGCGGTTGAAAAAGCACACAACTTATTGGCCGCATTGATTGACAATAACCTTCAAAATAAAAAATTTGGATTAGGTCTGGATGCCCGCACCATTGCCTGGAAGCGGGTTATGGATATGAACGACCGCTCTTTAAGAAAAATCACCATAGGCTTAGGTGGCACAGGCAACGGCATCCCACGTGAAACAGGCTTTGACATCACCGCGGCTTCTGAAATCATGGCCATACTGTGTTTATCAAAAGATCTCAATGATTTAAAAAACCGTTTAAGCAATATTTTCATTGGATTTACCTGGGATAAAAAACCAATTTTCGCTAAAGATCTCAAAGCTGAAGGAGCTATGGCTGCTTTACTAAAGGATGCCATTAAACCAAATTTAGTGCAAACCATTGAAGGAAACCCTGCCATCATTCATGGAGGTCCATTTGCTAATATTGCTCAAGGAACCAACACCATTATAGCTACCAAAATGGGAATGTCTCTATCTGAGTATGTCGTTACAGAAGCTGGATTTGGATTTGACCTTGGAGCTGAAAAATTTTTAGACATTAAATGTCGTGCAGCTGGATTGTCACCCAATGCTGCAGTTATCGTTGCTACCGTTCGTGCTTTAAAATATCATGGCGGAAAATCACTAAAAAACTTATCAGAACCCGATCCTAGAGCCGTTGAAAAAGGATGTGCAAATCTTGAAAAACACCTCGAAAACGCCCGACAGTTTAATTTACCT
Protein-coding sequences here:
- a CDS encoding formate--tetrahydrofolate ligase — its product is MGSEKLKSDIEIAQSITLKPITKIAEKLNLHADLLQQYGSYKAKLPLELIDEEKVKLCKLILVSAISPTPAGEGKTTTSIGLAEGLNRIGKKTTVVLREPSLGPVFGIKGGATGGGWSQVLPMEDINLHFTGDFSAVEKAHNLLAALIDNNLQNKKFGLGLDARTIAWKRVMDMNDRSLRKITIGLGGTGNGIPRETGFDITAASEIMAILCLSKDLNDLKNRLSNIFIGFTWDKKPIFAKDLKAEGAMAALLKDAIKPNLVQTIEGNPAIIHGGPFANIAQGTNTIIATKMGMSLSEYVVTEAGFGFDLGAEKFLDIKCRAAGLSPNAAVIVATVRALKYHGGKSLKNLSEPDPRAVEKGCANLEKHLENARQFNLPAIVAINKFVSDSPEELAVIKERSSMFGADAVYSEVWAKGGEGAIELAEKVVHVADNWNQKFIPCYELDWTPEQKIFAIANKIYGAKAVEYTPEAKADLKRIQNLNLSALPVCIAKTQKSLSDNPDLIGRPRDFILTVRQIEIAAGAGFIVPITGEMMRMPGLPDEPSAEKINIDENGVISGLF
- a CDS encoding PD40 domain-containing protein, producing MTPIVVLCLFFMFSCKNKEMKTSIPKLMTYDTIPQEKVHYPQEKHLKNIRQLTFGGNNAEAYWSFDGTMLTFQSDYAAWGASCDQIFYFNPFKDDLAKEKPHLISRRGGRNTCAYFMPGDSMIIYASTHRDSAACPPAPERKVGGKYVWPIYASYDIYVSDLRGNTKMQLTNIEGYDAEPTVSPNGTKIVYTALRQGDLNLWTMDINGQNKKQITFLPGYDGGAFFSPDGNKIVFRASRPPTSELRAEYYDLLRQGLVQPTEMELFVCDLEGGHYQQVTKLGKANWAPFFHPSGKKIIFSSNHAGSKGYQFNLYMINLDGTGLEQISFDPIFDSFPMFSPNGKYLVWSSNRNNGGTHDTNLFLAEWVD
- a CDS encoding endonuclease — protein: MFNFGFRYIVSIALAIFQFEIGIAQFKQISIFPNDTSFVLINKLVQEYKPATVLDYSNARLKMYQEIYNVHDSVSCVYTNHTLYLSPASSDPIGYLSKNGNANGINCEHTFPQSKGADNGNARSDMHHLYPARAAVNEARSNYPFGEISDQKTDNWFYKSFVQSTIPTQLIDEFSESINGLFEPREDHKGNVARAIFYFFTMYELQADRSFFESMRTTLCDWNLKDPTDSLEWTRTYLIAKYQDQKPNPFVLDCSLAKRSYCSQSPNCSQISATDAFDHNEISISPNPFNAFIEIHTDTRLDAIDCTLYNSMGHQVNHTILNLKTSGTRWNLEDLAPGYYFAVFSNSQKKSIKRVSIIKN